From a region of the Pseudoxanthomonas sp. X-1 genome:
- a CDS encoding zinc ribbon domain-containing protein YjdM produces the protein MPTAPACPQCTLDNTYADGALWICADCGHEWTADAGTAEQALVVRDVNGNVLAAGDTVTVIKDLKVKGSSIPLKQGTVIRNIRLVEDDAEHIEGHSDKIKGLVLKTCFLRKA, from the coding sequence ATGCCCACCGCCCCCGCCTGTCCGCAGTGCACGCTGGACAACACCTACGCCGACGGCGCGCTGTGGATCTGCGCCGACTGCGGCCACGAGTGGACGGCCGACGCCGGCACCGCCGAGCAGGCGCTGGTGGTGCGCGATGTCAATGGCAATGTATTGGCCGCCGGGGATACGGTCACGGTGATCAAGGACCTCAAGGTCAAGGGCTCCAGCATCCCGCTCAAGCAGGGCACCGTGATCCGCAACATCCGCCTGGTCGAGGACGATGCCGAACACATCGAAGGCCACTCGGACAAGATCAAGGGCCTGGTGCTGAAGACCTGCTTCTTGCGCAAGGCCTGA
- a CDS encoding cation diffusion facilitator family transporter: MAKPSGSRLVVYAALAGNLAIAVAKFIAAWLSGSSAMLSEGVHSLVDTINEVLLLYGLHRAEKQADPTHPFGYGRELYFWSFIVALLVFAAGAGVSAYEGIAHIRQPEPASNHLVSYIVLGVSMLFEGGSWWVALREFRATKGELGYFEAFRRSKDPSTFTVLLEDSAALLGLGFALVGLIAAQVLDMPVLDGVASLCIAAVLAVAAFMLARETKGLLIGEPAQPGIGRSILEIANADPEVGNANGVTTIQMGPNQVLATLSAEFEDTRTTEQIEACVARIEAAVKERYPELVALFIKPQTEAVYRARRAALAPAAQ; the protein is encoded by the coding sequence ATGGCCAAGCCCTCCGGCTCCCGTCTCGTCGTCTATGCCGCGCTGGCCGGCAATCTGGCCATCGCCGTGGCCAAGTTCATCGCCGCCTGGCTGTCGGGCAGCTCGGCCATGCTCAGCGAGGGCGTGCACTCGCTGGTGGACACCATCAACGAGGTGCTGCTGCTCTACGGCCTGCACCGCGCGGAGAAGCAGGCCGATCCCACCCACCCGTTCGGCTACGGGCGCGAGCTGTACTTCTGGAGCTTCATCGTGGCGCTGCTGGTGTTCGCCGCCGGCGCCGGCGTGTCGGCTTACGAAGGCATCGCGCATATCCGCCAGCCCGAGCCGGCCAGCAACCACCTGGTGAGCTACATCGTGCTGGGCGTGTCGATGCTGTTCGAAGGCGGCTCGTGGTGGGTCGCGCTGCGCGAGTTCCGCGCGACCAAGGGCGAGCTGGGCTATTTCGAGGCGTTCCGCCGCAGCAAGGACCCGTCCACCTTCACCGTGCTGCTGGAAGACAGCGCCGCGCTGCTGGGTCTGGGCTTCGCGCTGGTGGGCCTGATCGCCGCGCAGGTGCTGGACATGCCCGTGCTCGACGGCGTGGCCTCGCTGTGCATCGCCGCGGTGCTGGCGGTGGCGGCATTCATGCTGGCGCGCGAGACCAAGGGCCTGCTGATCGGCGAGCCGGCCCAGCCCGGCATCGGCCGGAGCATCCTGGAGATCGCCAACGCCGATCCCGAGGTGGGCAACGCCAACGGCGTGACCACCATCCAGATGGGGCCCAACCAGGTGCTGGCCACGCTCAGCGCCGAGTTCGAGGACACGCGCACGACCGAGCAGATCGAGGCCTGCGTCGCCCGCATCGAGGCCGCGGTCAAGGAGCGCTACCCGGAGCTGGTGGCGCTGTTCATCAAGCCGCAGACCGAGGCGGTCTACCGCGCTCGGCGCGCCGCATTGGCCCCCGCGGCGCAATGA
- a CDS encoding peptidylprolyl isomerase, which translates to MEIQDGRVATIHYTLTGDDGSVIDQSAPDTPLSYLHGASNIVPGLESALTGKQVGDKVQVDVPPELGYGPRHEQLQQVVPLGAFPTGANIMPGMQFEAHGEHGPLVVTVVQVGPDEVTVDGNHPLAGKTLHFAVEVTDVREPTAEELSHGHVHGPGGAHH; encoded by the coding sequence ATGGAAATCCAGGATGGCCGCGTGGCCACGATCCACTACACCCTCACCGGCGACGACGGCAGCGTCATCGACCAGTCCGCGCCCGATACGCCGCTGAGCTACCTGCACGGCGCCAGCAACATCGTGCCGGGCCTGGAGAGCGCGCTGACCGGCAAGCAGGTCGGCGACAAGGTCCAGGTCGACGTACCGCCCGAGCTGGGCTACGGCCCGCGCCACGAGCAGCTGCAGCAGGTGGTGCCGCTGGGCGCGTTCCCGACCGGTGCCAACATCATGCCGGGCATGCAGTTCGAGGCCCATGGCGAACACGGCCCGCTGGTGGTGACCGTGGTCCAGGTCGGCCCGGACGAGGTCACCGTGGACGGCAACCATCCGCTGGCCGGCAAGACCCTGCACTTCGCGGTCGAGGTGACCGACGTGCGCGAGCCCACGGCCGAGGAACTCAGCCACGGCCACGTGCACGGCCCGGGCGGCGCGCACCACTGA